One window from the genome of Musa acuminata AAA Group cultivar baxijiao chromosome BXJ1-4, Cavendish_Baxijiao_AAA, whole genome shotgun sequence encodes:
- the LOC135641175 gene encoding gibberellin-regulated protein 12-like isoform X2 yields the protein MGRSGSVPALLFLLLLVICCAAVAASSTMDAPNEELGVNLAATKNKHKHSGFSQAECPGACQYRCSKTAYKKPCMFFCQQCCFKCKCVPPGTYAHKEVCPCYNNWKTKRGGPKCP from the exons ATGGGGAGATCGGGATCCGTTCCTGCTCTTCTCTTCTTGCTTCTCCTCGTCATCTGCTGTGCTGCAGTGGCTGCATCATCAACCATG GATGCGCCAAATGAGGAGCTCGGAGTGAACTTGGCAGCAACAAAAAAT AAACACAAGCATTCCGGATTTTCTCAAGCAG AGTGCCCGGGTGCATGTCAGTATAGATGTTCCAAGACAGCCTACAAGAAACCCTGCATGTTCTTCTGCCAGCAGTGTTGCTTCAAATGCAAGTGTGTTCCTCCAGGGACTTATGCACACAAGGAGGTATGCCCATGCTACAATAACTGGAAGACCAAGAGAGGAGGCCCTAAATGTCCTTGA
- the LOC135641175 gene encoding gibberellin-regulated protein 12-like isoform X1 yields the protein MGRSGSVPALLFLLLLVICCAAVAASSTMDAPNEELGVNLAATKNQKHKHSGFSQAECPGACQYRCSKTAYKKPCMFFCQQCCFKCKCVPPGTYAHKEVCPCYNNWKTKRGGPKCP from the exons ATGGGGAGATCGGGATCCGTTCCTGCTCTTCTCTTCTTGCTTCTCCTCGTCATCTGCTGTGCTGCAGTGGCTGCATCATCAACCATG GATGCGCCAAATGAGGAGCTCGGAGTGAACTTGGCAGCAACAAAAAAT CAGAAACACAAGCATTCCGGATTTTCTCAAGCAG AGTGCCCGGGTGCATGTCAGTATAGATGTTCCAAGACAGCCTACAAGAAACCCTGCATGTTCTTCTGCCAGCAGTGTTGCTTCAAATGCAAGTGTGTTCCTCCAGGGACTTATGCACACAAGGAGGTATGCCCATGCTACAATAACTGGAAGACCAAGAGAGGAGGCCCTAAATGTCCTTGA